The genome window CTTGAGGTTCCAGTCTGCCTCGCTCCCAAGGAGCCACTTCTCTCCAGCCTGTACTGCTCTGCACACAGggaccctcctgcctccctccctccctcccaaaccCTCTCCTCTCATTCCCGGATGTCCTCTTCACCGGTGTCTTCAATGGTCACGCCCTTCCTTCTGTGTCCTCTGTGATGGCTGCCTCTGCCCTAGcgtccctcccctcttcccacccccagcTCTAGGTGCTTGGTGATGGCTTCTTGTCCCCTGATGCattgtccccacccccacctcttttcccACAGCACAGCCCCCCAGCGTGTCCCTGTTGCCTCCCCCTCCGCCCACAACATCAGCAGCAGTGGTGGAGCCCCAGACAGAACCAATTTCCCCCGGGGTGTGTCCAGTCGAAGCACCTTCCACGCTGGGCAGCTCCGGCAGGTGCGGGACCAGCAGAATCTGCCCTACGGTGTaacccctgcctctccctctggcAACAGCCAGGGACGGCGGGGGGCGTCAGGCAGCATTTTCAGCAAATTCACCTCCAAGTTTGTACGAAGGTGAGTAGGGGCCTTAGGGTGGCAGAGTATGTGGCCAGGCCTTCTCTcctgcctgggggtggggacagggataCCTAGAACTGGACTTGGGTCCTGGAGTTAGAAGAGGCTTTGGGAAGACTGAGAAATTGGGTTTTTGTCAGCACCTCAGGTGTCCAGACCCTCCCTGTCCTCTCAGGTCTCCCCAACTCCTTATACACACCCCTCACTCTCTGGCCTGAGCAGATGGCCGATGGATGCTGATACCGCCTCCTCTCTAGGAGAGTGTgaactcagatgctaaaataaaagCCCCTTCTTCTCCTGGGTTCCCATGGAAACTTATATTTGGTGATGCAGCTGCAAAGTCATGAGGCCTGAGCCAGGCTAGGCCAGCAAAAGGAGAGTTTTTCCTGGCCTCTTGTCTCTACCTCTGACCTCCTTTCCCGCAACCCAGTGGGTTGGTTCTGGCTGCAGCCACTCCCCTCTGTGACAGCCATGTTCCTCGGCCCAGGGTGGTCAGGATGGAGGCCATAGAGGCAACAGCTGGTGGGGGTGCAGGGCGGTCTCCTCCCTTGCAGCCTGATGCACTGGTTTTCTTTCCTATGTGGGAACCAGAGTGGGGATTCTCTTCATGAGGTTTCTCATACCTGGCTCCCCGCCACCCCAAAGGGAGAGTTTGGATTCTTGAGGAGCATCCAACAGTGCAGCCTCTTGGGCTGTTCCGTCTCTGTCCCACCCTGTCCTCCTACCTTAGTGTAGCTCAGGAGCCAGCAGGAGGCTTGGGGCGAGCAGGTGTGCCTGCCCTCCCTCCCGCGCCACCCCGCTCAGCTGGAATGGACCCCCACTGTGCCCCTCCCAGGCCAGAGTGCAGGTGCAGGGCTGTGGGTGGGCGGAGCAGACCCAGCTGTCTGGGACTCTGGTCTCGCTGAGCGGCTCTTCCACGGACGGGGTGGCCCTGGAACCTGTGAGCCCACTCCCTACCTGCTTATCCACATACTgtcttgttgggtttttttatttctttttttattttgtcttttttttgtttgttttttttagaaatctGTCTTTCAGGTTTGCCAGAAGGTAGGCGTTGAGCCCgctatgtgtgtgtctgtcctgtgTCCTGCCTCTGTCACTAACTCCCCTTTCCTGGCTTTTGCTTTCTCCTCTGTCTGCTAACCACATCTGTGTGGCCTTCTCTGCCATCTTAAAGGGATGAAGACTGCTCTGACCAGGCAGTCATATGAGGCCACATTTGTCCACTCAGGCCAAATGGCTTTGAAGATTATGGGCCTATCCCCAAGGAAGGGGAATCTTCTCAGGGAATTCTCCCTTTAAGATTGTCTCCTCCCCTGCCTcagccccttcccccacctctgggTTTTTGGTCTTTGGTCACAAACATTGGGTTTCTTTTCTGGCCCCCAGTCTGTGCATGCGCTCTGAAGAGGCTCCCCCGCCAAGGTCAAAAAGTGCATCTGGGATGGTATCTCATTCTGGGCCTCCTGGCTTCCCCTTTGGTCCGCAAAACTTCAgggctctgtgacctctggccCCTATCCTATGGGATGGCAGGACTTTAGAGGTACTACTGCAGGGGCCACTGGGGCCCCAGGCTTCAGTCTGCTGCCTCCAGGCCCGAGGAGCATTTGCCTCACAGGTGGGGGACAGCACCCTCTTCTGGCAGCTCCTGCAGAACTAGGccgacccccaccccaggcacacCTCCTGACTCCAGCAATATCTGGATGAACCAAGCCACCTCCTGTGTTCCCCAGATATGGCCTGTGGCTTCCAAAAAGCCAGGAGCTGGGATGTTCTAGAGCCCTGGCGAAACAATGGGAGACACCCCCTCCCTCACTCAGGCATCTTCCTTCCTAGGCcggatcctggctctgccaccaccTTCTCTGGAGGACCAGATAGGTCAAATACCAAATTGAAGATCAAGGGCCAGATTGAGAGCCCTGATTCCCTAAGGTTATCAACCTGGCCCTGTGCTAAGGCTGGGACATTGGTGGCCCAACTGACAGAGAAACAGCCATCACAGGGTCTTCAGGCTTTCCCCTTCTGTCCACCAGTCCCCACCCAGCTCTTCACTGCATGGCTGGCTCCTGACTCCCGGGGCCCCAGCGGGGGCCTGCCCTGCAGGGCACCTCCGACAGGGCAGGAGTCAGGTGGGGCTGGAGAGAGCAGCCAGGCTTCCCTTGCGCGGCCCAGGCGCCCGGCTGGTAGTGCGCTTGTCTGCATTTGTGTCTGTGAtgtctttgtgtttcttttccatgtgctgctgctgctctctctcttctcctaccccTGCCCACCTCTGCAATCCCCCATTTCCCAGCTCTGGGCACCCATCTTCAGCCAGGAGCTGGATAAGCCGCTCAGCGGGGCCAGAcctctttccccacccctccctaccCAAAgtgtctgccctgccctgcccctcgtCCTCCCTTCAGTGTAATCAGATGGCTTGGCAGCCTGACAGGCAGGGGTGTTATCgaagaatgggggagggggcttgTCTGggcaccttcccccccccccccatctcagcATCTGACAGCAGTCCCAGAGCCTGGCCCCTTGAGCTCCCTGAGAGAGGCCTCTGTTTacccccagccccctccttccAAGAGGACTGCAGTTCTGAGACCCAGTACAGTGGAACAGAAGACCCACTTACAgcaggagccctggctgtgggccgGTGGGGACTCAGCCTCGTGCTGTGACTGTGTGCTCAGTGTGTGTGCCTGCGCCTCCacgcccctcctccccccagcgGAGGCTCCTCCCAGCACACCTCTGGGGGAGCGTGGGGAGGGACAGCCCCCATGTGCCGGGCTCCCTGCTGGAAGGGGACAGTTGAGCTGCCAGTGTGAGGTGCTGCAGAGCCACGTTGGTCTGCCAGGTGATGGGGAAAGTGGCCTTTGGTCTTGGGTCCTGCCTGTCTGCTGGGGGCACCTCCTTGAACTGCCCTCACTTGGGTCTGCCGCGGTGGAAGGAGTGAGAGGTTCCAGCACTAAACTCTCCCTTGCtctgttttttgaggaacctgaATGAACCTGAAAGCAAAGAACGAGTGGAGACACTAAGGTGAGAGGCTGGAGCCAGCACCGGCCCTACCCAGGCCACCAGGCTTGCCGCgcctgcctcctgctcctctcctcctgccaGCCCTGTCGCCACCCTCGTGGGGCCTCCCCTGTCCTCAGAGAGTACCCACACCCCATCTCAGGTGTGGGCCCTTCTCAGACCTGATGTGTTCTGGGAGGAAGAGTTCTGGGCACCTGACTGCCTCCGCTGCTTCCTCCATCCAGTCTCTGAACTTCTCAGGGCTTCGGAGCACGTGCTCCCCTCCCCTGACCCTCCCTTCTTCAGAGGAGAGCAGGGAACTgtcccccccctgcccccagggccCACTTCTCCTCACCTTCCCTGCGGAGACAGGCAGGACTGCCCACACCTCTCCCCCGCCCTCTGCTCCCTGGACCAGGGCTGATGTACCCTCTGCCAGCCCGGTTGCCTCCTGGGCGCCCccctgctttcctctctgctctcaggGTCCCCGTGGGTGGGGTGGCTCGGCTCCCTGCTGACCCGCCTCTGCCCTCTCTGCAGACCTCACGTGGTGGGCGGCGGAGGCAACGACAAGGACAAGGAGGAGTTCCGGGAGGCCAAGCCGCGCTCCCTCCGCTTCACGTGGAGCATGAAGACGACGAGCTCCATGGAGCCCAACGAGATGATGCGGGAGATCCGCAAGGTGCTGGACGCGAACAGCTGCCAGAACGAGCTGCACGAGAAGTACATGCTGCTGTGCATGCATGGCACGCCAGGCCACGAGAACTTCGTGCAGTGGGAGATGGAGGTGTGCAAGCTGCCTCGGCTGTCTCTCAACGGCGTGCGCTTTAAGCGGATATCGGGCACCTCCATGGCCTTCAAAAACATTGCCTCCAAAATAGCCAATGAGCTGAAGCTTTAACAGGCTGCCGGAGCGGGGGGCGACGGGGGCGGCCTTGGACCTAGCTGCTGGGCGCTGCTCCGCCCGCCGTGCTGACCGCAGAGACGGACTGGGTGTCTCCCCCTGCTGGCacttctccctccctgccctgctgttTCTCTTCCATGTTTGTGGGGTGGGAGACAATTCGTCCCCTCCTGCGTTTATCCCGCCCAGacattccccttcccctctctcccactggaggcaaaggaggggaggaggggtcgGGGGGCAGGGCTCCCCTCGGTACTGCGGTTGCACAGAGTATTTCGCCTAAACCAAGAAATTTTttattaccaaaaagaaaaaagaaaaaaaaaatcccagcggCCACCTTTCCTCCCTGCCCCATTGGGACAGTCGAGACTGGATCTGTGGGGTGTCATGGGAGGGTGGCTCAGGGCTGGAAACACTCAGGCTAGAGTGGTGGGGTCCCCGTCAGGCCCTCCGCCAGGCCCACTTTGGGCTCATCCCCtgtccttcccccctttcccctccaAGCAAACCACCAGAGGTGGCCTTCCCCTGACCTCAGAGCCCCCCGGGCGGGAGCCtgggggccggggctggggcgGGTGGGCTGGCAGTGAGGCGCGGCTCGGGCCTCCCTCCACACTGTACCCTCTGCCCTCCTTCCCCAGAGCTGGGCATTTCCCTCCACAAGCTGCTGTGGGAACTTTTGTTCCCCCTCAAAAGTCTGTGCCATCTTCTCCCACCCCTCCTGGGTAGAAGGCAGAGCTGACCctggggctgggagaggggaggcGACTGCAAGGCAGATGGGCTCCTGGGCCCCCAGGGGGCTGCCTGGGCTGCTAGTCTTTGAACAGGGACGCTGGGCATCTCCATTATGGGAGAGCCTTTGTCTGAAAGCACAGCCCCCTcgcccttccccccacacacTGCTCCTGTTGTTGGCATTAATCTGGGCACCAGCTAGTTCCATAGCAGTGACTTCCCTCACCACTCATCTCTCGGCCTTGCCTTTTCTTCCTGACACTGTCGCCCCTCCTCTCAGGAGACACTGCCCAGAGCCTCCATGGCCACCTGGCAGGAGGCTGGACAGGGCAGCAGGGCCGGGAGCCTCTGCCCTCCACCAGGTGACTCCCAGCTTGCTAACCTCCGTGCCAGTGTGGGAGTGGCTGGTTATGGGCGCTTGGCTGGTGGCGGCCGCTGCATCCCTTAATTTATTTCTCTGCCGTTTCTGTTCTTGAGAAATTGGGGGAAGGGGTCCTGCACACAGGCCACCCCTGCCCTCACCTGAGTTGTACATTATTTTTgtgatgggttttattttttattatttttttttttttgatttatgaTGACTCCACCCCTTCTCATCACCCCCATTCCCAGGCCAGGCTTCATGGCAAGTTGAGCCCTTGGGTCCCAAGAAGGGGCCTTGCCAACCTCAGTCCTCCTGCCCCAAGCCCAACTTTGGGCTCGGCTCCGACCAAgggctcccccccccttttctcccctcccccctcctgccctGTGGAACAGCCCGGGTGCTTCGAGGGGCTGGGAGGGCGTGGCTTGGCTCCCACAGGGGGAGTGGTTGCTGGGGGGCTCCCAGGCAAGGTGGCTCCTCCCACCGTCCCCCTCCTGCACTTAGTTTCTCCTCTGGATCAAACACGTAATAAAGAGAATGTTTGGAATCTGAGCTacctcctctttttcctcccagCTGGGCAGGGACTCAGTCCCTGTGGGCAAGATGTAGCCCAGCCACCCTCCTTGCAGGAGAATGGGTTCCTGTCTGGGGCTGGCGGCTGGCCTGCATGCCCTCCATCCTCTCATCCTCTGGTGGTCGGGAAGCAAAGCCCAGGGTCCTTACACCAAAAGGGAAGGAGGACTCAGCAAGCTtggaaggttttattttatttattttttaaaaacattgaaaaataaacccatgtctgCATATGTTCCTTTCTCTAAgcctttgggtggtgggcacagtgGGAACCCTCAGAGGTCCTCAGCACCTCCCGGAAGGCCAAAAGATGGGAGTGCTGCACCTTAAGCCTTGGCTGCTGTCAAGCCCCAGGGGACACCTCTGCCCACCTCCTGTCTCCAGTCCCCTCCCTACCTCACCTGACTTATTGctaaaagggaaagaggaaggaagaacagCCAAAatgtcctctcccccacccaccaagCTACAATCACTACCCCCTCTACACAAAGGTTAAGGCCCAAAGGCCAAACCCTAGCAGACTAGGAGGCAGCCATTCCAATCCCATCCAGGAAGAGCAAGGGCCCTCAAGCCAGCTCAGAAGGCCCTgagtcccagccctggctggggtgGTAGAAGAGATGGGCTCAGCTGCCAGAAACAGATCAGAACAGTTGGTCTTCAGCCCAAGACCGTCAGCAGCTCTAGGTCTTTGAAAGACCTGACAAGAGCTCTAGTCCCTTCTGTCCTCAGTGAAGCCAGAGGTACCCAAACACATCCAGCAAAGGTGTTCTGGAGCCTCTGGTTAGTGGAGGGCTTCGGGGTTCAGAGTGAGGGTGCTGGAGGCTCCAGGGGGGCTCCAATCAGAGTGGGTGGGGGCTGAGGACCGGGGCGGGCACTGTGGCGGGAGGCAGCTAGGGCAGGGCGGATCAGAGGCGGTGGGGGCTGGTTGGGTGTCAACCGGGGCTGGAGGAAGCGGCCCTGCTGTAGGGGGGGTGGCTGGCGAAGCAGGGTAGGAGCCGTGGGCAAAGGTGGCCTCAGCAGTGGGGGCGGCTGAGACAGCGAGGTgggaggcgggggcgggggcggggccgggggcacTGTTCGAGGCGCAGATGTTGAGACAGAAGTAATCTGGacctgagagaagagaaaggcgtGAGAAACCAGGCCCCAGCGCACCCTCAGCCCAGCCTAAGGATGGAGGccattcccctcccctcttctcagaaGGGTTTCTCGCTCCTCACCTCATCATCTTCCTCTAGGGCTGGGGCTGGCAAGGGAGCCcctctcctagcctcctccatgGGGACAGGGGCCCCAGGAGCTCCATCCTGCTCGGCctcccattcctgaagcacctccTCCAGATTGAAGCGGCGCCGGTAGCTCACAAAGAAGGTCTTCACCTGGGTCAGAGTCTTGTTCCCAATCACCTCTGCAATAGCCCCAAAGTCTTTGCCATACCTACGGATGGCTGCAAGGGTCAAAAGGGCAGCAGAGCAGCAGAGTGTGAATACCCCTTAGAACTAGTCACTTCCTGattcctcccctctgccccagctgcttggggggtggggaagatTCCTGGGGCCCTCTGTTTTCCTTCTAGTCTAACTCACCTTGTACCGCCAGAAGCTGCTCATCCGTGGTCCAGCGGGAATTGAACTTGGTGTTGGCCTGGAGAGCAAGGAATATATCCTTTTACACTTGAAAACAAAAATGGATGCCCTGTTCTCCAAGCAGAATgccctttctgttttttttatttttttattttttattcattttagaaaggagagagagagagagagagagaaggggggaggagcaggaagcatcaactcccatatgtgccttgaccaggcaagcccagggttttgaaccggcgacctcagcatttctaggtcgacgctttatccactgcgccaccacaggtcaggccaagaatgcCCTTTCTGTTCTGCCTCCAGAAAGaaccccttcctgcctgaccaggcagtggcgcagtggatagaacgtcagactgggatgcagaggacccaggtttgagaccccaaggtcgccagcttgagcatgggctcatctggtttgagcaaagctcaccagcttgagcccaaggtcgctggcttgagcaaagggtcactccatctgctgtagtacacccccccccatcaaggcacatatgagaaatcaatcaatgaacaactaaggagccgcaaagaagaactgatgtttctcgcctgaccaggcggtggcgcagtagatagagcgttggactgggatgcagaggacccaggtttgagaccccaaggtcgccagcttgagcacaggctcatctggtttgaataaagttcaccagcttggacccaaggacgctggctcgagcaaggggttactcagtctgttgaaggctcgtggtcaaggcacatatgagaaagcaatcaatgaacaactaaggtatcgcaacaaaaaactgatgattgatgcttctcatctctctgtgttcctatctgtctgtccctgtctatccccctctctgtctctgtaaaaaataaataaaagaattgatgtttctcatctctctcccttcctgtctatctctatctgtccttctctctgactcttgtctctgccacacaaaaaaaagaaccccTTTCTGCACCCCCAACTCAGAGAGCAGCCTTACCTCAGGGGGACGGAGCGGATCGATGCCACCTTCCAGGGCTTGGCGGAGGCTGCTATTGGTCTGCTTCATGCTTTGCACCTAGGAAAGCCAGGAAATGAACGAACACCAAGCCTCGTGCCAGGGAGCCTGTCTACACCAGCCCTCGCTGGGGCCCTACTTCTGCAGACACCAGTGCCGCTTCCCAACAGCTCTCTGCCGCCCACCATCTAACTCATTCCGCCTTCACAACCACTCAGTAGGGGAGTTACTGCGCTTCAATCCTTTTCACagagcaaaaaattttttttaaaggctcagATAAAAAGCCAAGTTACCCAGAAGCCTagaaggcagggcaggggcaAGAGGCAGGCTTGGTACCTGCACCATCACCCTTACACCTCAGCGGCCCTGGTCATAATTCCCAGCTGCCAACGGCTCCCTCTGCATCATGGCCTCTTCTGGGGCCCCCACCTGGCGCTTGAGGGAGATGAGCTGGGAGTCAAGGCCTCGAAGCGTGAGGTTGGCAAGGTCCGGGCTTCCTGACACAGCAGTAAGACCCTCTGGGCTCAGGTACATGCCCTTGGGTGGGCGCCGC of Saccopteryx bilineata isolate mSacBil1 chromosome 1, mSacBil1_pri_phased_curated, whole genome shotgun sequence contains these proteins:
- the RCOR2 gene encoding REST corepressor 2 isoform X1 translates to MPSVMEKPSAGSGILSRSRAKTAPNGGQPHSEDDSSEEEHSHDSMIRVGTNYQAVIPECKPESPARYSNKELKGMLVWSPNHCVSDAKLDKYIAMAKEKHGYNIEQALGMLLWHKHDVEKSLADLANFTPFPDEWTVEDKVLFEQAFGFHGKCFQRIQQMLPDKLIPSLVKYYYSWKKTRSRTSVMDRQARRLGGRKDKEESDELEEGRGGVSEGEPDVGDTKREPLPSRPLNARPGPGKKETQGSQYRHHPLRTRRRPPKGMYLSPEGLTAVSGSPDLANLTLRGLDSQLISLKRQVQSMKQTNSSLRQALEGGIDPLRPPEANTKFNSRWTTDEQLLAVQAIRRYGKDFGAIAEVIGNKTLTQVKTFFVSYRRRFNLEEVLQEWEAEQDGAPGAPVPMEEARRGAPLPAPALEEDDEVQITSVSTSAPRTVPPAPPPPPPPTSLSQPPPLLRPPLPTAPTLLRQPPPLQQGRFLQPRLTPNQPPPPLIRPALAASRHSARPGPQPPPTLIGAPLEPPAPSL
- the RCOR2 gene encoding REST corepressor 2 isoform X2, with the protein product MPSVMEKPSAGSGILSRSRAKTAPNGGQPHSEDDSSEEEHSHDSMIRVGTNYQAVIPECKPESPARYSNKELKGMLVWSPNHCVSDAKLDKYIAMAKEKHGYNIEQALGMLLWHKHDVEKSLADLANFTPFPDEWTVEDKVLFEQAFGFHGKCFQRIQQMLPDKLIPSLVKYYYSWKKTRSRTSVMDRQARRLGGRKDKEESDELEEGRGGVSEGEPDVGDTKREVQSMKQTNSSLRQALEGGIDPLRPPEANTKFNSRWTTDEQLLAVQAIRRYGKDFGAIAEVIGNKTLTQVKTFFVSYRRRFNLEEVLQEWEAEQDGAPGAPVPMEEARRGAPLPAPALEEDDEVQITSVSTSAPRTVPPAPPPPPPPTSLSQPPPLLRPPLPTAPTLLRQPPPLQQGRFLQPRLTPNQPPPPLIRPALAASRHSARPGPQPPPTLIGAPLEPPAPSL